The following proteins are co-located in the Sulfurospirillum deleyianum DSM 6946 genome:
- the folD gene encoding bifunctional methylenetetrahydrofolate dehydrogenase/methenyltetrahydrofolate cyclohydrolase FolD, which translates to MQILDGKALSDTIKIELKKQSDVLGLSGITPGLAVILVGDDAASQTYVKMKEKACDVAGIYSIIHKMPSTISQEKILETIAMINNNPNIDGVLVQLPLPKHIDTTKIIEAIDPKKDVDGFHPFNVGRLVSGLNGFVPCTPLGVMRLLSHYNIDVKGLDACVVGASNIVGKPMMNLLLNAGATVDICHIFTKDLKEHTKKADLVIVGVGKQNLITEDMVKEGAIVVDIGINKTAEGRIVGDVDYENVAPKCAYITPVPGGVGPMTIAMLLENTIKAAHNRLV; encoded by the coding sequence ATGCAAATCCTTGATGGTAAAGCACTCTCAGATACAATCAAAATTGAACTTAAAAAACAAAGTGACGTCTTAGGCTTAAGCGGTATTACACCCGGTCTTGCGGTGATTTTAGTGGGTGATGACGCAGCCAGTCAAACCTATGTCAAAATGAAAGAAAAAGCGTGTGATGTTGCGGGTATTTACTCCATCATTCACAAAATGCCCAGTACTATTTCGCAAGAAAAAATCCTAGAAACCATTGCAATGATTAACAACAACCCAAACATTGATGGCGTTTTAGTGCAACTTCCCCTTCCAAAACACATTGATACGACTAAAATTATTGAGGCGATTGACCCTAAAAAAGATGTCGATGGCTTTCATCCTTTCAATGTAGGTCGTTTAGTGTCAGGACTTAATGGGTTTGTTCCTTGTACGCCTTTGGGTGTTATGCGTCTGCTTTCACACTACAACATTGATGTTAAAGGCTTAGATGCGTGTGTGGTGGGAGCAAGTAACATTGTGGGTAAACCGATGATGAACCTGCTTTTAAACGCAGGAGCAACGGTTGATATTTGCCACATTTTTACCAAAGATTTAAAAGAGCACACAAAAAAAGCCGACCTTGTCATTGTGGGTGTGGGTAAACAAAACCTCATTACCGAAGATATGGTGAAAGAAGGGGCGATTGTGGTAGATATTGGCATTAATAAAACCGCTGAAGGTCGTATTGTTGGGGATGTTGATTATGAAAATGTCGCACCTAAATGCGCTTATATTACGCCTGTACCAGGAGGTGTAGGACCTATGACGATTGCGATGCTGTTGGAAAACACCATCAAAGCAGCGCACAATCGCTTGGTATAG
- a CDS encoding AtpZ/AtpI family protein, giving the protein MSEKPKYGKLIEGADNLSLGVSMVVAVLMGIGLGWLMRDWFGYEWLFWLGVFWLGVFWGVGGAILNIYKAYQKNVKSFDELKPEVRYKKYEEQKQHDETKRD; this is encoded by the coding sequence ATGAGCGAAAAACCAAAATATGGCAAATTAATCGAAGGTGCGGACAACCTCTCTTTAGGCGTTTCTATGGTAGTGGCTGTTTTAATGGGCATTGGTTTAGGCTGGTTGATGCGTGATTGGTTTGGCTATGAGTGGCTTTTTTGGCTGGGTGTTTTTTGGCTGGGTGTTTTTTGGGGTGTGGGTGGTGCGATTTTAAACATTTATAAAGCCTACCAAAAAAATGTGAAGTCGTTTGATGAACTCAAACCTGAAGTGCGTTATAAAAAATATGAAGAACAAAAACAGCATGATGAAACCAAACGCGACTAA
- the trpB gene encoding tryptophan synthase subunit beta → MYIPRASKFDPDANGHFGIFGGRYVPETLMPILIDLEKEYEALRFNENFWSEVDYYFKEYVGRPSPLYFAKNISQEIGAKVYLKREDLNHTGAHKINNTIVQGLIAKKMGKKRVIAETGAGQHGVATATVAALLGLECEIFMGEKDVERQELNVFRMKLLGAKVHAVKSGSRTLKDAMNDAIRYWVTHARDTFYIIGTVAGPHPYPMMIRDFQSIIGYEAKAQILVKEKRLPDYVIACIGGGSNAMGIFNYFLGEEGVSCIGIEAGGLGIDTTKHGCSLAKGSPGVLHGQMSYLLQDEDGQILEAHSISAGLDYPGIGPEHAYLKELGAARYDHATDQEALDAFVWLSRKEGIIPAFESAHAIAYLKKMDKEAIKNKVIIVNLSGRGDKDMMQAKSLLDIG, encoded by the coding sequence ATGTACATTCCAAGAGCTTCAAAATTTGACCCAGACGCAAATGGACACTTCGGTATCTTTGGTGGGCGTTATGTTCCTGAAACCCTCATGCCTATTTTAATTGACCTAGAAAAAGAGTATGAAGCCCTTCGCTTCAATGAAAATTTTTGGAGTGAAGTGGATTATTACTTTAAAGAGTATGTCGGACGCCCTTCTCCACTCTATTTTGCGAAAAATATTTCACAAGAGATTGGTGCGAAGGTCTATCTTAAACGAGAAGATTTGAACCATACAGGAGCACACAAAATCAATAACACCATTGTGCAAGGTTTAATTGCAAAAAAAATGGGTAAGAAACGTGTCATTGCTGAGACAGGTGCAGGACAACACGGTGTAGCAACCGCAACCGTAGCGGCACTTTTAGGCTTAGAATGCGAAATTTTTATGGGTGAAAAAGATGTAGAGCGTCAAGAGCTGAATGTCTTTCGTATGAAACTATTGGGTGCAAAAGTGCATGCGGTTAAGAGTGGAAGCCGTACTTTAAAAGATGCGATGAACGATGCGATTCGCTACTGGGTCACACACGCACGTGATACCTTTTATATTATTGGAACCGTGGCAGGTCCACATCCCTATCCCATGATGATACGTGATTTTCAATCCATCATTGGCTATGAAGCAAAAGCTCAAATTTTAGTCAAAGAGAAGCGTTTGCCTGATTATGTGATTGCGTGTATTGGTGGGGGAAGTAATGCCATGGGCATTTTTAATTACTTTTTAGGCGAAGAAGGGGTCTCGTGTATTGGTATTGAAGCAGGCGGACTTGGCATTGATACGACAAAGCATGGCTGTTCCTTAGCCAAAGGAAGCCCAGGGGTACTTCATGGGCAGATGAGTTATTTATTGCAAGATGAGGATGGGCAAATTTTAGAAGCGCACTCCATCTCCGCAGGACTTGATTATCCAGGAATTGGACCTGAACACGCTTATCTTAAAGAGTTAGGTGCGGCACGTTATGACCACGCCACCGATCAAGAAGCGTTGGATGCCTTTGTGTGGCTCAGTCGTAAAGAGGGTATTATTCCTGCGTTTGAAAGTGCACATGCTATTGCTTATCTTAAAAAAATGGATAAAGAAGCCATTAAAAATAAGGTCATTATTGTCAATCTTTCAGGTCGTGGTGATAAAGATATGATGCAAGCAAAATCGCTTCTTGATATAGGATAA
- a CDS encoding adenine phosphoribosyltransferase, with translation MRHLSETDKNYLLHSIREIEDFPKPGIKFKDITTLLGDAKAFTMLMEHLVARYKDMDIDYVAGIESRGFIFGAALASQLKTCFVPIRKPGKLPYTTISEKYSLEYGVDAVSIHIDAFSTAGKSKPNVLLIDDLIATGGTATAAVNLINKAGAHCIEACFILNLTFLQGDLDIKKTTPVYSVLEVL, from the coding sequence ATGCGTCATCTGAGTGAAACTGACAAAAACTACCTCCTCCATTCTATTCGTGAAATTGAAGACTTCCCAAAACCAGGTATTAAATTTAAAGACATTACCACGCTTCTAGGCGATGCAAAAGCCTTTACTATGCTCATGGAGCATTTAGTAGCACGTTATAAAGATATGGATATTGACTATGTAGCAGGTATTGAAAGTCGAGGATTTATCTTTGGGGCAGCCCTTGCTTCACAACTTAAAACATGCTTTGTTCCTATTCGCAAACCTGGTAAACTGCCTTACACAACCATTAGCGAAAAATACTCTTTAGAATATGGCGTTGATGCGGTTTCCATTCATATTGATGCCTTTAGTACCGCAGGTAAAAGTAAACCCAATGTGCTCTTAATAGATGACTTAATTGCCACGGGCGGAACGGCTACTGCTGCAGTTAATCTTATCAACAAAGCAGGTGCGCACTGCATCGAAGCGTGTTTTATTTTGAATCTTACTTTCTTACAAGGGGATTTGGATATCAAAAAAACCACCCCTGTTTATTCTGTTTTAGAGGTTTTATAA
- a CDS encoding M16 family metallopeptidase — MAQEVSQINVKGVNIPVVFEKESSLPLVSVQLVIKNAGSMEDGHSEGIAKFTAGMLGEGTKEMGATAFAEALEFRAISLSAYAGVETLVFEVSALKEQFPYGVEMLHKLLKSPNFSKESFEKIKRLTLGMLSSKESDFDYIANLNLQKLIFENTPFAHAYNGDVKSIKALKLKEVEHFYKERLNLENLIIVAGGDIELEELKHLLTPLLLEMAHGKVKAMPYFDANKNAKELVIDKESEQAYIYFGAPFYMKSGDVEAYKAKVASFILGESGFGSRLMEEIRVKRGLAYSSYSRTSIGKSHSSFTGHLQTKNENLDEAKKIVAAEIKRFVEEGVSAEELAQAKRFLLGSEPLRNETLSQRLSRAFFEYYNGYELGHSKKQLEKIEALSLEELNQFIKKHDEITALSFSIVTKRDKK; from the coding sequence GTGGCGCAAGAGGTGAGTCAAATCAATGTAAAGGGTGTGAATATCCCTGTGGTGTTTGAAAAAGAGAGCTCTTTGCCCTTGGTTTCTGTGCAACTTGTCATAAAAAATGCGGGCAGTATGGAAGATGGTCATAGTGAGGGTATCGCCAAATTTACCGCAGGAATGCTCGGTGAAGGAACCAAAGAGATGGGTGCAACTGCTTTTGCGGAAGCCTTAGAGTTTCGTGCAATCTCTTTAAGCGCTTATGCGGGAGTTGAAACGTTGGTGTTTGAAGTCTCAGCACTGAAAGAGCAGTTTCCGTATGGTGTTGAGATGCTTCACAAGCTTTTAAAAAGCCCTAACTTCAGCAAAGAGAGTTTTGAAAAAATCAAACGCTTAACCCTAGGAATGCTCTCAAGCAAAGAGAGCGATTTTGACTACATTGCCAATCTTAATCTTCAAAAGCTTATTTTTGAAAATACACCCTTTGCACACGCTTACAATGGGGATGTAAAAAGCATTAAAGCCTTGAAACTTAAAGAAGTGGAACATTTTTACAAAGAGCGTTTGAATTTGGAAAACTTGATTATTGTTGCAGGTGGCGATATTGAGCTTGAAGAATTAAAACACCTTTTAACGCCACTCCTTTTAGAAATGGCTCATGGAAAAGTCAAAGCAATGCCTTATTTTGATGCCAATAAAAATGCAAAAGAGTTGGTCATTGATAAAGAGAGTGAGCAAGCCTATATCTATTTTGGCGCACCTTTTTATATGAAAAGTGGTGATGTTGAGGCGTACAAAGCCAAAGTTGCGAGTTTTATTTTAGGTGAGAGTGGTTTTGGAAGCCGTTTAATGGAAGAGATTCGTGTGAAGAGGGGACTGGCGTATTCAAGTTACAGCCGAACGTCCATTGGCAAATCCCACAGTAGTTTTACAGGACATCTTCAAACCAAAAATGAGAATTTAGATGAAGCGAAGAAAATCGTAGCCGCTGAGATTAAGCGTTTTGTAGAAGAGGGTGTAAGTGCGGAAGAGTTAGCCCAAGCTAAACGCTTTTTATTAGGGAGTGAGCCTTTACGCAATGAAACCCTCTCCCAAAGACTCTCTCGTGCTTTTTTTGAGTATTACAATGGGTATGAGCTAGGACACTCTAAAAAACAGTTGGAAAAAATTGAAGCTTTAAGTCTTGAAGAACTCAATCAATTCATTAAAAAACACGACGAAATTACCGCTCTTAGTTTTTCCATAGTGACAAAGCGTGATAAAAAGTGA
- the hemL gene encoding glutamate-1-semialdehyde 2,1-aminomutase: MQYTKSMKAYEKARNVIPGGVDSPVRAFKSVGGTPLFIKKGEGAYLVDVDGNRYVDFVQSWGPLIFGHTNKVIEKAVIKAVKKGLSFGAPTKAETKLAESICSLFENIDKIRFVSSGTEAVMSAIRLARGFTCKDDIIKFEGCYHGHSDSLLVQAGSGAVTFGSPSSPGVPADLTKHTLLAKYNDIKSVKKCFENSSNIACVIVEPIAGNMGFVPADASFLEELRSLCDAHGALLIFDEVMSGFRASLKGAQGVYKTVPDLVTFGKVIGGGMPVGAFGGREEIMDKLSPDGPVYQAGTLSGNPVAMAAGLASLEQIIEDETLHVRLEAKAKRLIEGLKAEAQNVGIPLQVGAIGSMFGFFFNDNPVKNFDDALKSDTKRFAAFHQGMLQEGFYFACSQFETSFVCDAMDDEMIDECIEAAAKVFKEMV; this comes from the coding sequence ATGCAATACACTAAAAGTATGAAAGCATATGAAAAAGCACGCAACGTTATTCCAGGTGGTGTAGATTCGCCTGTACGTGCGTTTAAAAGTGTGGGTGGAACGCCTTTGTTTATTAAAAAAGGTGAGGGAGCCTATTTAGTAGATGTCGATGGTAACCGCTACGTGGATTTTGTGCAAAGTTGGGGGCCGTTGATTTTTGGACATACGAATAAAGTGATTGAAAAAGCAGTTATTAAAGCAGTGAAAAAAGGACTCAGTTTTGGAGCACCCACGAAAGCAGAGACAAAGCTGGCAGAGTCGATTTGTTCTCTCTTTGAAAACATCGATAAAATTCGTTTTGTCAGCAGTGGAACCGAAGCGGTGATGAGTGCGATTCGTCTCGCTCGAGGCTTTACATGTAAAGATGATATTATCAAATTTGAGGGATGTTATCATGGACATAGTGACTCGCTTTTAGTCCAAGCTGGAAGCGGAGCGGTGACTTTTGGAAGCCCAAGCTCACCAGGTGTTCCTGCGGATTTGACCAAGCATACGCTCCTTGCAAAATACAACGACATCAAGAGTGTTAAAAAATGTTTTGAGAACTCTTCGAATATTGCGTGTGTGATTGTTGAACCTATTGCTGGAAATATGGGGTTTGTGCCTGCTGATGCTTCGTTTTTAGAAGAGCTTCGTAGCTTGTGTGATGCCCATGGAGCGCTTTTGATTTTTGATGAGGTGATGAGTGGATTTAGAGCCTCTTTAAAAGGTGCGCAAGGGGTTTACAAAACCGTGCCTGATTTGGTGACGTTTGGTAAAGTCATTGGTGGTGGTATGCCTGTGGGTGCGTTTGGTGGAAGGGAAGAAATCATGGATAAACTCTCTCCAGATGGTCCCGTCTACCAAGCAGGAACACTCAGTGGAAATCCTGTAGCCATGGCAGCTGGGCTTGCTTCTTTGGAGCAAATCATTGAAGATGAGACGTTACATGTAAGATTGGAAGCGAAAGCAAAACGACTCATTGAGGGCTTAAAAGCAGAAGCTCAAAACGTAGGGATTCCTCTTCAAGTGGGTGCGATTGGCTCGATGTTTGGTTTCTTTTTTAACGATAACCCCGTGAAAAATTTTGACGACGCCCTCAAATCTGACACGAAACGCTTTGCGGCTTTTCATCAAGGGATGCTTCAAGAGGGATTTTATTTTGCGTGCTCTCAGTTTGAAACGAGTTTTGTTTGCGATGCTATGGATGATGAAATGATAGATGAGTGCATCGAAGCGGCAGCTAAAGTGTTTAAAGAGATGGTATGA
- a CDS encoding membrane protein, with amino-acid sequence MALEWVLTTVLFSACVYLLVMVFYFKTLLRKEKRSNIVVKQTLNDAEIVIRKYQVQLQRSLGNIDVLTDELKKVKNDLKSLRTRNSQYRMEGDKLRQHIKELEGKIEALL; translated from the coding sequence ATGGCACTTGAATGGGTTTTAACAACGGTACTTTTTTCCGCTTGTGTTTATTTGCTGGTTATGGTTTTTTACTTTAAAACGCTTCTTCGCAAAGAAAAACGTAGCAATATTGTTGTCAAACAAACCCTCAATGATGCTGAAATTGTTATCCGAAAATATCAAGTCCAACTCCAACGCTCCCTTGGAAATATTGATGTTTTAACCGATGAACTAAAAAAAGTAAAAAATGATCTCAAATCCCTTCGTACACGCAACAGTCAATACCGTATGGAAGGGGACAAACTTCGCCAACACATTAAAGAGCTTGAAGGGAAAATTGAGGCATTGTTATAA
- a CDS encoding dehypoxanthine futalosine cyclase: MKRMSNEEALRLIQEADFNTLGKMAYERKMELHPDNITTFIVDRNINYTNVCWVDCKFCAFYRHTNDENEAYVLSYEEIGKKIEELLAIGGTQILFQGGVHPKLKIEWYEDLVEWISTNYPTVTIHGFSAIEIDYIAKISKISYKEVLLRLQKKGLFSIPGAGAEILSDRVRDIIAPKKLSSQAWLDVHKAAHQIGMKSTATMMFGTVESDEEIVEHWEKIRTLQDETEGFRAFIMWSFQSAFTKLKEEHPEIKKQSANRYLRLLAVSRLYLDNFKNIQSSWVTQGSYIGQLALMFGANDLGSTMMEENVVKAAGAENSMNQAEMVKLIQDIGSIPAKRDTSYTILERFA, from the coding sequence ATGAAACGAATGAGTAATGAAGAAGCGTTGCGTCTGATTCAAGAGGCGGATTTTAATACGCTAGGGAAAATGGCGTATGAGCGAAAGATGGAACTGCATCCTGACAATATCACCACATTTATCGTTGATAGAAATATAAATTACACGAATGTCTGTTGGGTGGATTGTAAATTTTGTGCATTTTATCGTCATACTAACGATGAAAATGAGGCGTATGTGCTCTCGTATGAAGAGATTGGCAAAAAGATCGAAGAGCTTTTGGCTATTGGTGGAACGCAGATTTTATTTCAAGGTGGGGTGCATCCAAAGCTTAAAATTGAGTGGTATGAGGATTTGGTAGAGTGGATTAGTACCAATTATCCCACCGTAACGATTCATGGATTTTCTGCGATAGAGATTGATTATATCGCCAAAATTTCAAAAATTAGCTACAAAGAAGTCTTGCTACGTCTTCAAAAAAAAGGGCTTTTTAGCATCCCTGGTGCAGGGGCTGAGATACTAAGTGATAGGGTCAGAGATATTATTGCGCCTAAGAAGCTGAGTAGCCAAGCATGGCTTGATGTGCATAAAGCGGCGCATCAAATCGGTATGAAATCCACTGCTACGATGATGTTTGGAACGGTGGAGAGTGATGAGGAAATAGTGGAGCATTGGGAGAAAATTCGCACACTTCAAGATGAAACAGAGGGCTTTCGGGCGTTTATCATGTGGAGTTTTCAAAGTGCCTTTACCAAGCTTAAAGAGGAACATCCCGAAATTAAAAAACAATCTGCCAATCGCTATTTAAGGCTTTTAGCCGTGAGTCGTTTGTATTTGGATAACTTTAAAAATATTCAGAGTTCATGGGTGACACAGGGTAGTTATATCGGTCAGTTGGCGCTGATGTTTGGTGCGAATGATTTGGGAAGTACCATGATGGAAGAAAATGTGGTCAAAGCTGCGGGAGCGGAGAATTCAATGAATCAAGCGGAGATGGTGAAACTGATTCAAGATATTGGTTCTATTCCTGCTAAACGTGATACCTCTTACACTATTTTGGAGAGATTCGCATGA
- a CDS encoding c-type cytochrome, with amino-acid sequence MRFFLVLLISFTPLLSEDFITKMEYAKMLYSNPRGIGCNKCHGEKGEGSIISEFVHKNKRVRLEAPNITNLSKERFFHALTTQHKVMPTYFLTWQEIDSLYYYVSSEVQK; translated from the coding sequence TTGAGATTTTTTCTAGTACTTCTGATAAGCTTTACGCCCCTTTTAAGTGAAGATTTTATTACTAAGATGGAGTATGCCAAAATGCTTTATTCTAACCCTAGAGGCATTGGATGTAATAAATGCCATGGAGAAAAGGGTGAGGGGAGCATTATTTCTGAGTTTGTGCACAAAAACAAACGGGTAAGGCTTGAAGCTCCAAATATTACCAATCTCTCAAAAGAGCGTTTTTTTCACGCTTTAACCACCCAACACAAAGTGATGCCAACTTATTTTTTAACATGGCAAGAGATTGATAGTTTGTATTATTATGTTTCCAGCGAAGTTCAAAAATAA
- the rpiB gene encoding ribose 5-phosphate isomerase B produces the protein MKFFIATDHAGVAIKPDVTAMLQKLGHDVIDLGPFNDERVDYPDFAHRLCLEVLNHEGTQGILICGSGIGMSLSANKHVGIRAALCHDAYTAQMARAHNDANVLCFGQRIVGLGVVESILDAWCKTSFEGGRHAQRVSKIEL, from the coding sequence TTGAAGTTTTTTATCGCAACAGATCACGCAGGGGTTGCCATTAAACCAGATGTTACTGCTATGCTCCAAAAACTTGGTCATGATGTTATTGATTTAGGACCTTTTAATGATGAGAGGGTGGACTACCCCGATTTTGCACACAGACTGTGTCTTGAGGTTTTAAACCATGAGGGTACACAGGGTATTTTGATTTGTGGCTCAGGGATTGGCATGAGCTTGAGTGCCAACAAACATGTGGGGATTCGAGCGGCTTTGTGTCATGATGCGTACACCGCACAGATGGCACGGGCGCACAATGATGCCAATGTACTCTGTTTTGGACAACGTATTGTAGGACTGGGTGTCGTTGAATCTATCCTAGATGCATGGTGCAAAACCTCTTTTGAAGGTGGCAGACATGCACAGAGAGTCTCGAAAATAGAGCTGTAA
- the lepB gene encoding signal peptidase I, giving the protein MKNLLNRFYHFSNSWTGTLIIVLFVIFFIAQAFVIPSGSMKRTLLIGDHLFVKKFSYGIPTPHLPWLEIPVLPDFNNNGHLIEGERPKRGDIVVFRYPKDEKIHYVKRCVATENDEILYQEKNLYIHFSEGDEYIKANYPANKIVTIAGKLWVNNPYMEKFHGIGYDESIALFEQMKLHLGANQLAMKPALVEELPSLSGQSFNAFYTKVEKDNFFMMGDNRDHSNDSRFWGSVPYSLIVGKPWFIYFSWDDDYVIRWNRIGRFIDSMQYDEQFFQ; this is encoded by the coding sequence ATGAAAAATTTACTCAACCGTTTTTATCACTTTTCAAATAGCTGGACAGGCACACTGATTATCGTTTTGTTTGTTATCTTTTTTATTGCACAAGCTTTTGTCATTCCAAGTGGTTCGATGAAAAGAACGTTGCTTATTGGTGATCATCTTTTTGTTAAAAAATTCTCCTATGGTATTCCAACACCTCATCTTCCATGGCTTGAAATTCCCGTCTTACCTGATTTTAATAACAATGGACATCTCATTGAGGGTGAAAGACCTAAACGAGGAGATATTGTGGTTTTTCGTTACCCAAAAGATGAAAAAATCCACTACGTGAAACGCTGTGTTGCCACAGAAAATGATGAGATTTTATATCAAGAAAAGAACCTCTATATTCATTTTTCAGAGGGCGATGAATACATTAAAGCTAATTATCCTGCCAATAAAATCGTCACGATTGCAGGAAAACTCTGGGTGAACAACCCCTATATGGAAAAATTTCACGGCATTGGATACGATGAGAGCATCGCACTCTTTGAACAGATGAAACTTCATCTAGGAGCGAATCAACTGGCGATGAAACCTGCCCTTGTTGAAGAGTTACCTTCCCTAAGCGGGCAATCGTTTAATGCTTTTTATACCAAAGTGGAAAAAGATAACTTTTTTATGATGGGCGATAACCGTGACCACTCTAATGATAGCCGTTTTTGGGGAAGTGTACCCTACAGTCTTATTGTTGGGAAACCATGGTTTATCTATTTTTCATGGGATGATGACTACGTCATTCGATGGAACCGTATCGGAAGGTTTATTGATTCGATGCAGTATGATGAGCAGTTTTTCCAATGA
- a CDS encoding site-2 protease family protein has product MTTLSFLEIIATILALMVAIIGHEIMHGYVAYRYGDNTARSQGRLSINPLVHVDLVGTIIVPAVLFFSGAPFMFGWAKPVPIFIPTVIRNGGYKAAIHVSLAGIAYNFTLALSAALILNLFQGDINDYLSYFFLYFLTQTLIYNVVLGIFNLYPIPPLDGSHALSYLAMILGWDSVVRFYESIERYGMVILILFIATPLSNYFFMPIRYVIEWLY; this is encoded by the coding sequence ATGACAACCCTCTCTTTTCTTGAAATTATCGCTACGATTTTAGCCTTAATGGTCGCAATTATTGGGCATGAAATTATGCACGGATACGTCGCATACCGTTATGGAGACAATACCGCACGTTCGCAAGGACGTTTGAGTATTAATCCTTTGGTGCACGTTGACTTAGTAGGTACCATTATCGTCCCCGCAGTTCTTTTTTTCAGTGGTGCTCCGTTTATGTTTGGTTGGGCAAAACCTGTGCCTATTTTTATTCCAACGGTTATTCGAAACGGTGGCTATAAAGCAGCCATTCATGTCTCTTTAGCAGGTATTGCATACAACTTCACCCTAGCCCTTAGTGCGGCATTGATTCTCAATCTTTTTCAAGGTGACATCAACGACTATTTGAGTTATTTCTTCCTCTACTTTCTAACACAAACGCTTATTTACAATGTCGTTTTGGGCATTTTCAATCTCTATCCTATCCCTCCATTAGATGGCTCACATGCCCTGAGCTATCTTGCTATGATTTTAGGATGGGATAGTGTGGTTCGCTTTTATGAATCCATCGAACGTTATGGTATGGTTATTCTGATTCTCTTCATCGCGACACCCCTTTCAAACTACTTTTTTATGCCCATTCGCTACGTCATTGAATGGTTATATTAA